From Planctomycetota bacterium, the proteins below share one genomic window:
- a CDS encoding DUF309 domain-containing protein translates to MTVRSSPPRYAPAIALPPYAYVPGHGHPHPVNDPRGHSYAARGRHAPVPLAADGAGPERGPAADGAAAGLPDAQVLPSDHVARGGDDPLWLHALDLFNEGFYWEAHEAWEGVWHARGRTTPDARFVQGLIHLAAAAVKIREGKPAGVARHVARARELLAAPAMAGGQARDHAAALALDRESIAAVLDELAAYRPECWHTSRCDVVKLLVAGLRPGA, encoded by the coding sequence TGACCGTCCGTTCCTCACCCCCGCGCTACGCACCGGCCATCGCGCTGCCGCCCTATGCCTACGTCCCGGGGCATGGCCACCCGCATCCGGTCAACGATCCGCGCGGGCATTCATATGCTGCCCGTGGCCGGCACGCGCCCGTGCCGCTCGCTGCCGACGGTGCCGGACCAGAGCGTGGCCCTGCTGCCGATGGCGCCGCCGCGGGGCTGCCAGACGCGCAGGTTCTTCCGAGCGACCACGTCGCGCGCGGGGGCGATGATCCACTCTGGCTCCACGCTCTCGACCTGTTCAACGAGGGGTTTTATTGGGAAGCGCACGAAGCCTGGGAGGGTGTCTGGCACGCGCGTGGTCGCACCACGCCCGACGCGCGGTTCGTGCAGGGGTTGATTCACCTCGCTGCCGCGGCGGTGAAGATCCGCGAGGGGAAGCCGGCCGGCGTCGCGCGCCACGTCGCGCGCGCCCGCGAATTGCTCGCCGCGCCAGCCATGGCCGGCGGCCAGGCTCGCGACCATGCCGCCGCGCTGGCGCTCGATCGGGAGAGCATCGCTGCCGTTCTCGACGAGCTAGCCGCCTACCGCCCCGAGTGCTGGCACACGTCGCGCTGCGACGTCGTCAAGTTGCTCGTGGCCGGGTTGCGGCCGGGGGCGTGA